The bacterium DNA window CAAGTAGTTCTTTGTGTGGTTCTGGATCAATAATCGCAGTTCTTATATTGCGTCTTACGTCTGTATATAGAGCCACGTTAATTATTAAATCTGCCTTTTTTAGGGCCTCTTTAATGAGCTGTATTGTTGAAAACGGCACGCTGCAATCGGTTGAATCAATTAAAACAAGGTTCAGTCCTTGTCCCTCAATTGAAGAAAGGATGCTTCTCAATTGCTCTTGGTCTTGGTAATCTCCTAATATTGCACAGGCTTTATTATGTTTTCCTAAGCTGTCTATTCGTGCATTCAAAGTGTTTATAATGCTTGGGTTGTTGTCTATGAATATTGCGTTTTTGATATAGTCAAAACTTGGGTGCTGTAAAATCGCCAAAGAGGTGCCATCTGCTTCTCTACCAGAATCTCTAAAAATGCAGCGTCCGGGTCCACTACATATTTCTATATAATTGAGAGAATTCCATTTATTCTTCATGCCGTTAGCAAATAACTCAAAATAGTACCACAAGCGAAATATTTTTCGTCTCGCCCATTCGCCGACACAACGGACATCTTCCCCATCAATAACAGATTTGGCAGATAGACAAACATCTTCGTATGTTTTTTTGTTGCGATCTTCTTGATTACACCCCCGAGAACATCCAGGATTGAAGA harbors:
- the tcmP gene encoding three-Cys-motif partner protein TcmP produces the protein MTPKHPSRPDLHEIFNPGCSRGCNQEDRNKKTYEDVCLSAKSVIDGEDVRCVGEWARRKIFRLWYYFELFANGMKNKWNSLNYIEICSGPGRCIFRDSGREADGTSLAILQHPSFDYIKNAIFIDNNPSIINTLNARIDSLGKHNKACAILGDYQDQEQLRSILSSIEGQGLNLVLIDSTDCSVPFSTIQLIKEALKKADLIINVALYTDVRRNIRTAIIDPEPHKELLEKYGSFLGDSNYLFSEEVKSIAHSGEIKNANNPLTNLFLDKYKEQLCSIGYTQCNSQEKVGEYYRLVYASSDKLGLHFWKEALKPDIDQMKLL